Proteins found in one Nitrospirota bacterium genomic segment:
- the galU gene encoding UTP--glucose-1-phosphate uridylyltransferase GalU, which translates to MAPIAIRKAVIPAAGLGTRFLPATKASPKEMLPLVDKPLIQYAVEEAVASGIQDIIVITGRGKRAIEDHFDRSFELEENLKGNGKAQLLRDIRQISEIANFCYVRQSEPRGLGHAILCARHLIGDEPFAVLLSDEIIAHRIPATAQLIQVYDRGNGAVLGVQKVPRSQVRHYGIVEARRVAGGLHRVLDLVEKPAPAAAPSRYAVIGRYVLAPEIFPCLEKTEPGKNQEIQLTDALRLLAQTAPIYAQEIQGQRYDAGDKLGFLKATVEFALKNPTLGPPFARYLKQLR; encoded by the coding sequence ATGGCGCCCATCGCGATCCGGAAAGCGGTCATCCCCGCGGCCGGTCTCGGCACCCGCTTCCTGCCGGCCACCAAAGCCTCCCCCAAGGAAATGCTGCCCCTGGTCGACAAGCCGCTGATCCAGTACGCCGTAGAGGAAGCGGTCGCCTCTGGCATCCAGGATATCATCGTCATCACGGGGCGGGGCAAGCGCGCCATCGAGGACCACTTCGACCGCTCTTTCGAACTGGAAGAAAACCTGAAAGGCAACGGCAAGGCCCAGTTGCTGCGCGACATCCGGCAGATCTCCGAGATCGCCAATTTTTGCTACGTCCGCCAGTCGGAGCCGCGTGGACTGGGCCACGCCATCCTGTGTGCGCGGCACCTGATCGGCGACGAGCCCTTCGCCGTTCTCCTGAGCGATGAGATCATCGCGCACCGGATCCCGGCCACGGCCCAGCTCATTCAGGTCTATGATCGGGGAAACGGCGCGGTGTTGGGCGTCCAGAAGGTCCCGCGAAGCCAGGTCCGGCACTACGGCATCGTGGAAGCCAGACGCGTGGCGGGAGGGCTCCATCGGGTGCTCGACTTGGTCGAGAAGCCGGCTCCGGCCGCTGCTCCGTCCCGTTACGCCGTCATCGGGCGCTACGTGCTCGCGCCGGAGATCTTCCCCTGCCTGGAAAAGACGGAGCCGGGCAAGAATCAGGAGATTCAGCTGACCGACGCCTTGCGGCTCCTGGCGCAAACCGCTCCGATCTACGCCCAGGAGATCCAGGGGCAACGGTACGACGCCGGGGACAAGCTGGGATTTCTCAAAGCCACCGTCGAGTTCGCGCTCAAGAATCCGACGCTGGGGCCGCCGTTCGCCAGGTACCTCAAGCAGTTGCGTTGA
- the lon gene encoding endopeptidase La, with translation MPAEPAERDIQNVEIPDQLPLLPVRDIVVFPYMVLPLFVGRDMSIKAIEAALAGNRMIFLATQKALDVENPKPEDIHTVGTIGVIMRMLKLPDERIKILVQGVSKGKVLEYIQTEPYYSVRIAKVADSQPATSPLEAEAVMRTVKEQLERIVSLGKVLMPDVMVVIENLEDPGRLADMVVSNLGLKVEATQDVLEIEDPVARLRRVSEILAKEVEVLSMQQKIQAQAKGEMDKTQREYFLREQLKAIQKELGELDERAEEIAEFRKRVKDAKMPDKVLKECEKHLKRLEKMHPDTAESATVRTYLEWMVELPWSKKSKDNLDIKAAAKVLDDDHYDLEKVKERILEYLAVRKLKDRMKGPILCFVGPPGVGKTSLGKSIARALGREFVRISLGGVRDEAEIRGHRRTYVGALPGRIIQGIKQAGTANPVFMLDEVDKVGMDFRGDPSAALLEVLDPEQNHAFSDHYLGVPFDLSEVMFITTANLMDPILSALRDRMEIIEIPGYTEEEKLGIAQRYLIPRQLKEHGITEEHIRITDPALRQIVSHYTREAGVRNLEREIANVMRKVAKKVAEGKIQCYAIAPANLHKYLGVPKFLPEAEQEKDEIGVGTGLAWTETGGDVLHIEATMMKGKGQLTLTGHLGDVMKESAQAALSYVRSREKLLGINPDLFSKVDIHIHVPAGAIPKDGPSAGITMATALASLLTNVPVRHDVAMTGEITLRGRVLPIGGLKEKILAAKRAKLSTVILPKRNEKDLEEIPKHLLRGIRLVFAETMDDVIKASLRRRSEPNAKAGKPHNPNGRPASHRPKPQRPKLGRDGKARIGPRPRPLVPAM, from the coding sequence ATGCCCGCTGAGCCGGCCGAACGCGACATTCAAAACGTAGAGATCCCCGACCAGCTGCCGCTGCTCCCGGTCAGGGACATCGTGGTCTTCCCCTACATGGTGCTGCCCCTGTTCGTCGGGCGGGACATGTCGATCAAGGCCATCGAGGCCGCGCTCGCCGGCAACCGCATGATTTTCCTGGCCACCCAAAAGGCCCTGGACGTGGAAAATCCCAAACCCGAGGACATCCACACGGTCGGCACCATCGGGGTCATCATGCGGATGCTCAAGCTGCCGGACGAACGCATCAAGATCCTGGTGCAGGGCGTTTCGAAAGGGAAGGTCCTGGAGTACATCCAGACCGAGCCCTACTACTCGGTCCGGATCGCCAAGGTGGCTGACTCCCAGCCAGCGACCTCTCCGCTCGAGGCCGAGGCCGTGATGAGGACCGTCAAGGAGCAGCTCGAACGGATCGTAAGCCTCGGCAAGGTGCTCATGCCCGACGTGATGGTGGTCATCGAAAATCTCGAGGACCCGGGCCGACTGGCCGACATGGTCGTTTCCAACCTGGGGCTCAAGGTGGAAGCCACGCAGGATGTCCTGGAGATCGAGGATCCGGTGGCGCGCCTGCGGCGGGTCAGCGAGATCCTGGCCAAAGAGGTCGAGGTCCTGTCCATGCAGCAGAAGATCCAAGCCCAGGCCAAGGGCGAAATGGACAAGACCCAGCGGGAGTATTTCCTGCGCGAGCAGCTCAAGGCGATCCAGAAGGAACTCGGCGAGCTGGACGAACGAGCCGAGGAGATCGCCGAATTCCGCAAGCGTGTCAAAGACGCCAAGATGCCCGACAAGGTGCTGAAGGAGTGCGAGAAGCACCTCAAGCGCCTGGAGAAGATGCACCCGGACACGGCGGAATCAGCGACGGTCCGGACCTACCTGGAATGGATGGTCGAGCTGCCCTGGAGCAAGAAATCCAAAGACAACCTGGACATCAAAGCCGCCGCGAAGGTGCTGGACGACGACCACTACGACCTGGAAAAGGTCAAGGAGCGCATCCTCGAGTACCTGGCCGTCCGCAAGCTGAAGGACAGGATGAAAGGGCCGATCCTCTGCTTCGTCGGCCCCCCCGGCGTCGGGAAGACGTCCCTCGGCAAGTCGATCGCCCGGGCCCTCGGGCGGGAATTCGTCCGCATCAGCCTGGGCGGCGTCCGAGACGAGGCCGAGATTCGCGGCCACCGCCGGACCTACGTGGGCGCCCTCCCGGGCCGCATCATCCAGGGCATCAAGCAGGCCGGCACGGCCAACCCCGTCTTCATGCTGGACGAGGTGGACAAGGTCGGCATGGATTTCCGCGGGGACCCCTCGGCCGCCCTGTTGGAAGTGCTGGATCCGGAGCAGAACCACGCTTTCAGCGACCACTATCTGGGCGTGCCGTTCGACCTCTCCGAAGTGATGTTCATCACGACCGCCAATCTCATGGACCCCATCCTCTCCGCCCTGCGTGACCGGATGGAGATCATCGAGATCCCCGGGTACACCGAAGAGGAAAAGCTCGGGATCGCCCAGCGCTACCTGATCCCGCGGCAGCTCAAGGAGCACGGGATCACGGAGGAGCACATCCGGATCACCGATCCGGCCTTGCGGCAGATCGTGTCCCACTACACGAGGGAGGCCGGCGTCCGAAACCTCGAGCGCGAGATCGCGAACGTCATGCGGAAGGTGGCGAAGAAAGTCGCCGAGGGCAAGATCCAGTGCTATGCGATCGCGCCGGCCAACCTGCACAAGTATCTCGGCGTACCCAAGTTCCTGCCGGAGGCGGAGCAGGAAAAGGACGAGATCGGCGTGGGGACCGGTCTGGCCTGGACCGAGACCGGCGGCGACGTCCTCCACATCGAGGCGACGATGATGAAGGGCAAGGGGCAGCTGACGTTGACCGGTCACCTGGGGGACGTGATGAAGGAGTCGGCGCAGGCGGCTTTGAGTTACGTCCGCTCGCGCGAAAAGCTGCTCGGCATCAACCCCGACCTGTTCTCCAAAGTCGACATTCACATCCACGTTCCGGCCGGCGCCATCCCCAAGGACGGGCCCTCGGCCGGCATCACGATGGCGACGGCCCTGGCCTCCCTGCTCACGAATGTGCCGGTGCGCCACGACGTGGCCATGACCGGCGAGATCACGCTCCGAGGCCGGGTGCTTCCCATCGGCGGGCTCAAGGAAAAAATCCTCGCCGCCAAGCGGGCCAAGCTCTCCACGGTGATCCTGCCCAAACGCAACGAGAAGGACTTGGAGGAGATCCCCAAGCACCTGCTGCGCGGCATCCGCTTGGTGTTCGCCGAGACCATGGACGACGTCATCAAGGCCTCCCTGCGACGAAGGTCGGAGCCGAACGCCAAGGCCGGGAAGCCCCACAATCCGAACGGCCGACCCGCATCTCATCGCCCGAAGCCCCAACGACCCAAACTTGGCCGAGACGGCAAGGCGAGGATCGGACCCCGTCCACGACCGCTCGTCCCTGCCATGTGA